A region of the Acinetobacter defluvii genome:
AGAGTTATTTTTTACAGCCGTTGGGCATTACCGATGCCAAAGCGCAAATCATTCCAAGCATGGCAAGAAAATGGAAACAGATTAATAAATTTGTGGAAATATTTTCAGGTGCTTTAGAGAAAATTGAACAATCAGAACCTGCTTTACATGTGGTGGATTTTGGTTCAGGTAAAGGTTATTTAACTTTTGCACTATATGATTATTTGCTGAAAAATCAAATAACACCTTATGTCACTGGGGTTGAGCTAAATCCTAAAATGGTTGAGTTTTGCCAAAACGTAGCTACAGCATCAGCCTTTAAGCATTTGGAGTTTTTCCAAGGCGATGTGCGCACCTATGCGCCTGAAAAATTGGATGTGATGATCGCACTACATGCCTGTGATGTCGCAACAGATTTTGCGATTCATACAGGAATTCGTTTAAATGCACAGATGATCATGTGTGCACCCTGTTGTCATAAAGAATTACGTCCGCAGTTAAAAAGTCCAACAGTACTTGCACCAATGTTGCAGTTTGGTATTCATGCAGGGCAGCAAGCGGAAATGCTCACAGATACCATTCGGGCATTACTCTTAAATGCTTATGGCTATGACACCAAAGTTTTTGAATTTGTGGCTTTGGAACATACCAGTAAAAATAAAATGATTTTGGCGACCAAACGAAAGAACTTTACTAGACCTGATGAGCAAGTTTTGGCACAAATTGCAGAGTTGAAAAAAATGTATGGCATTCAAAAACACTCATTAGAACTGTTGTTGAATGATCAATGGGACCTGCAAGGTATAGGTTGTAAATGTTAATTAATCATGAAAGAGATATTATGCCAGATTATGCAATTCATAACGGTTCTTGGGATGATCTAGCAATAGATGCTAAAAAAGTGCGTACAGTGGTATTTATCCAAGAACAAAATATTGCTGAAAATGACGAATGGGATGCAGAAGATGAAAAATGTTTGCATTTCGTGATGTACGATAAAAATCAAGCCATTTCCACAGCACGCTTACTGGAAAATAACAGTATTGGGCGCGTTGCTGTGCTAAAAAATTATCGAGGACAGGGCATTGGACAGCAATTGATGCAACATATTATTGCGGTTGCAGTGACGGAACAGAGAGATTTTTTAAAGTTATCGGCACAAGTTTATGCGATTGGATTTTATGAAAATTTGGGATTTAAACTGAGAGGAGATCCATACTTAGATTGTGGTATTCCACATGTTGATATGTATATGAACATTTAAGCAAAATAATTTTTTTGTAATGAGTAAGTAAAGTTACAACTTTATTATTTCTAAATATGCAGATGCTAATTTACATCATTTTTCAGAATTTATGGCGATCTTGACTAAAATGATATAAGAGGTTTTATCACAAGCAATAGACAATAAAGAAGTGATAAAACCTAATATTGATTTTAATGAGCGCTGTGTTCTGAGTGAGTTTCAGTTGCAGCCTGCTGCATATTTTTCATACCTGTATCAGCAGCTTGAGATTCTGTAGTTGCTAAACGTTGTTTTTCTGCTTCTGCCAAAGCTTCTTTTGACATTACAGGTGAGTTTTTAAAAGAAGTTTGATTGGTTTCTTGCTGCTTACTTGGCATATAGTCAGGTTCATTTTCGATTGCTAAATAAAAAATAACCAAAAAAAGAACACTTAAAACTGCTGCAACTAAAAGACCTTTCCAACCTTTCTTTTCATCAGCGACTTTTTGAGACTCAATAGCATTTGACATGGGAGTATTCCAAATTGAGAAAATGAGAATCCGTGTAATGTTATAACACAAAAAATGATGATCTCCGATTTTTTCAAAGAAAAGTCTTAATAAAATGATGGTTGTTTACACGAAAAATGAATACCTAGATAAAAGAAAAGAGGCTTATTTGCCTCTTTTCATTCACCCAACAGATTTAAAAATCAGTCAATTTTTCCACTCGCCACTTTATCTTTGAGTAATTGTGGTGCTTTGAAACGCTCACCGTATTTAGCCTCAAGTTCATTGGCACGTGCTAAAGCTTTGTCTAAACCATATTGATTTAAGAACTGAATCGCACCCCCTGTCCACGGCGCAAAACCAATCCCGAAGATCGAACCAATGTTGGCATCGACCACAGATTCCAATACGTTTTCTTCATAGCAACGTAATGTGTCGAGTGATTGTACAAACAGAATACGATCAATCATTTCCTGCTCGGAAATATCAACATCTTTCTTCCAATGGCTCAAGCCATCCCAAAGATGTTTTTTGCCACCTTCAGGATAATCATAGAAACCTGCACCTGCTGCTTTACCTTTACGTCCAAACTCATGAATCATGGTTTTTAGTACATCTTCAGATGGAGAATGTGGTAAGTCTTTACCTTCAGCTTGTAATGCTTTACGGGTTTCATTGGTGACGTGCTCAGACAATGTCAATGCAACCTCATCCTGAATCGCCAATGGTCCAACTGGCATACCTGCTTTTAACGCTGCCATTTCGATACGGGCAGGGTGTACGCCTTCAGCAAGTAAGCGTAAGCCTTCGTTAACGAAAGTACCAAATACACGACTAGTGAAGAAACCACGGCTGTCGTTGACTACGATTGGGGTTTTGCCGATTTGTTGAACATAGTCATACGCTTTCGCTAAAGTTTCAGCAGAGGTGTTTTGTCCTTTGATAATTTCAACTAAAGGCATTTTGTCAACAGGGCTAAAGAAGTGTAAACCGATGAAGTTTCTGTCATCTTTAGAGGCTTTTGCTAAACCTGTGATTGGCAATGTGGAGGTATTTGAGGCAAATACACCACCATCAGCAAGGAATGCTTCTGCTTCTTGGGTCACTTTGGCTTTGAGTTCCTGATTTTCAAATACCGCTTCGATAATCAAATCGCAGCCTTTTAAGTCTTCAGCATTGGCAGTTGCAGTGATTAAGTTTAAAACTTGGTCACGTTTTTCAGCCGTCATACGACCTTGAGAAACTTTTTTATCCAAGAGTTTTTGGCTATAGGCTTTGCCTTTTTCTGCATTTTCAACAGATACATCTTTCAGTACAACAGCGATGCCTTTAGTCGCAGTTGAGTAAGCAATACCTGCACCCATCATGCCTGCACCTAAGATACCAACTTTGGTTGCTTGCCATTTCGCGACATCTTTCGGACGGCTTGCACCTGCTTTAATCGCATTCAAACCATGCCAGAATGTCCCGATCATGTTTTTCGCAACTTGCCCTGTTGCAAGGTAAGTGAAATAGCGTGATTCAATGGTCAGTGCTGTATCAACATCGACCTGCGCACCTTCAACCGCAGCAGCCATGATCGCTTCAGGTGCAGGATAGCAACCTTTGGTTTTATCACGCAGCATTGCAGGCGCAATCGCAAGAATCTGAGCCACCGCAGGCGTTTTCGGATCACCACCTGGGATTTTATAACCTTTTACATCAAATGGTTGTTGTGATTTTGGATTGGCTTTGACCCAGGCAATTGATTTTTCCATCAATTCGTCAATTGAATCTGCCGTGTCATGGATTAGACCTAAAGATTTGGCTTTGTCGACACCAAACTGCTTGCCTTCCATCAGGAATGGGAATGCATTTTGTAAACCAAGTAGGCGTACCATACGCACGATCCCACCACCACCTGGTAGCAAGCCTAAAGTCACTTCAGGTAAACCAAACTTAGACTTTGGATCATTTAAAGCAATACGTGCATGACAACCGAGTGCGATTTCCCAACCACCGCCTAGTGCAGTACCATTCAGTGCTGCAACCACAGGAACACCTAAAGTTTCAATGTAGCGTAACTCTTTTTTCATGAGTTGAACCACATCAAAAAACTCTTTTGCATCTTCAGGGCGGGCCTGAATCAAATCATCCAGATCACCACCTGCAAAGAAGGTTTTTTTCGCTGAACGGAAAATAATCCCTGTAATACCTGCGTCTGCTTTTAATTTTTCAACAGTTTCATTCAATGCTTTTTGGAAATCTGCATTCATGGTGTTTGCAGATTGGTTTGGAGAATCCATGGTCAGAATAACAATACCATCCGCATTTTTTTCGTATTGAATTGCGCTCATTCTTATTCTCCTTATACCAACTCAATAATGGTTGCAATACCCATGCCACCACCCACACATAATGTCGCTAAACCACGTTTTTTGCCTTGACGTTCAAGTTCATCCAGCAATGTCCCCAAAATCATCGCACCTGTAGCGCCCAATGGATGCCCCATGGCAATTGCACCACCATTCACATTGACTTTATCGCTTGGCACTTTGAGTTCTTTCATAAAACGCATAACGACTGACGCAAATGCTTCATTCACTTCAAATAAGTCAATATCATCAATGCTTAAGCCTGCTTTCGCCAAGGCTTTACGTGCAGCAGGCGCAGGACCTGTCAACATGATTGTTGGGTCTGTTCCTACAAGTGCTGTAGCTAACACTTTGGCACGCGGTTTTAAACCTTGTTCTTTGACTGCTTTTTCAGAGGCAATTAAAACCACCGCAGCACCATCCACGATCCCTGATGAGTTACCTGCGTGATGTACGTGATTGATTTTTTGTGCTTCTGGATATTGCTGTAATGCTACCGCATCAAAGCCCATACTCCCCATCATTTCAAAACTTGGATTGAGTTTTGCTAACCCTTCAGCTGTGGTGGTTGGTTTAATAAACTCATCTTTATCTAAAATGGTCACACCAGCTTGATCTTTGATTGCTACAATCGACTTATCAAAATGCCCAGCAGCTTGTGCAGCTGCAGCTTTACGCTGTGAATTTGCCGCAAACTCATCAACATCAGAACGACTATAACCATCTAAAGTGGCAATCAAGTCTGCGCCAATCCCTTGCGGAACAAATTTAGATTTTAAATTGGTTTCAGGATCAAGTGCCCACGGTCCGCCATCTGAACCCATTGGAATACGTGACATTGACTCTACACCACCTGCAACAACGATATCTTCCCAACCCGAACGAACTTTTTGAGCTGCTAAGTTTACAGCTTCAAGACCAGATGCACAGAAACGGTTGATTTGCACACCAGCGACATCATTGTCCCAACCTGCGGCAATCGCAGCAGTTTTGGCAATATCCCCACCTTGGTCTGCAATCGGTGTTACACAGCCCAACACGATGTCGTCTACTTTAGAGGTATCTAAGTGATGACGATCTTTTAATTCATTGAGTAATGTCGTGAGTAAAGTAATCGGTTTCACACTATACAGTGAACCATCTTTCTTTCCTTTTCCGCGTGGTGTGCGAATGGCATCAATGATATAAGCCTCGCTCATAGCTATTCCTTCTTATGACTTCTAAAATTGTTATGTGACTTTGAGTGTACTTTATAAAAGGTGAAGTGCAATGACGAGAACGAAGCAGTTTAATGATATTTTTTGTCAATTCATGCACAAATTTATTTTTTTATTTATAAAATAAATCAAAATCTTATGTGACTTATTTGAAATAATATGCGGTATAAATAGCAAATCACCCAGTTTCAATACAATATTTTAACGATTTTCAAAAATGTTTTTATGGGAGGGTAAAGTGAATTGCATTGCACAACGACTTTCACGTTCAAAACCTTGTGTAACTTCATGGTCTATTTTTTGTTTTAAATAAGGTTTTAAATTTTGCGGATTGAATCGTTTAAAGCCTAATTTTTCATAAAATGGACGATTCCAAGCCACATCTGTAAATGTGGCCAATGTCACTGCTTGAAAACCTTGCTGTTTGGCAAAATCAATCATATATGTCATGAGCTGACGACCAATGCCTTGTTGTTGATATTCAGCAGCAACATCAAGTTCAATAATATAAAGATCATTGCCTTGCTGTTCAGCATATAAAAACCCTAGCGCTTGATCATGTACGTTCACAGCGACAAAAGCATAATGCTTTTGAATGAGTTGTAAATGCTCATCACTTGACATGACGGAGCTTTTAGCAAGCCATTTTAACTTTGGAATCTGGGCAAAGGCTTGATTGGCAGATTGTTCGATTTGAATCAGAAGTGAGATATCCGAAACTAATGCAGGTCGAATCGAATAGATCATATTAGATACCTTTAAAATCAGTTTTATTTTTAAATCGCTATTAAATATTTGAAATAAAAAAAGCCCAAGTCGAACTTGGGCGGAGGTAAAGCAGGAAATAAAAATCAGTGATAACCATGTAACTGACGATACAAACCAGGCGTTACACCTGTCCATTTTTTAAATGCACGATGGAAAGTTGAGGTTTCACTAAAACCGACTTGTTGGGCAACATCTTCAAGTGTGAGATCTGGGTTTAGAAGCAAGTGAATTGCGGCATCACGACGTAAGGCATCTTTTACACCCTGATAACTTTTACCTTCAGCAGCCAAACGACGGCGCAATGTTTGTGGTGATAAATACAACATCGAGGCAACGTCATTTAATGTTGGCATTTCCTCACCAATTTGACTTTTCAGCACATCGCGAATACGCGAAGTTAAAGAGTTGGTATTTTTGAATTTTACCAAAAGCTGTGCAGGCGCTGCTTTTAAAAACTCTTCCAAACTCGCTTCATTCTGGCGAATGGGTAGGTCTAAATAATCTGCTGCAAAGGTAATTTCAGTGCGTGGCATATCAAACTGCATCACAGGTGCAAAGAAGAGTGCGTCATACTCATCTGCATGATTTGGACGTGGATAACCAAAATGCACACGCTCTAGCGGAATACGACGCTCAATCAGCCATGATGCTAAACCATGCCAAATCATTAACATACTTTCAGTAATGAAGTGATCAGGATCCATTGTTTTGGGAATGAGAGGCACTAAGCGTGCTTCATGCTTATCACGTTCAACAGCAACCGACCATTCATCACCAAATAGTTTATAAAATTGGGAAGAAAGCTCTAAAGCATCCCCTAATGTCTTGGCATGGATAATCAACTGACACATGATGGCAAAAGATCCCAAACGTCTTGGCTGAATGTCAAAACCGACATGCTCGTCTTGGGTGACCATCCACAACATTTTCACAAAACGTGTGTATTGCTCAGGTGAAATCCTCGCTTTGGGTTGGCGCAATAGTTCTGCCTCAATCCCGACATGCGAAAGCAAAGTTTCGACATCCATGCCTAGGCGTTTGACACCTGTAAGGGCTGCATTCACGAAATGGATACTGATCGTATCACGACTCATGTTAAATCCTTCTGACTCTTTGATGTTCACTAGCGATTGACCTAATACACTCTAAAAAATGTTGGATTGGCGATTTACAACAATGCGAATCACCTTTTTACATCTTAAATTGCCGAAATGATCAAGGTAAATGGCTGAACATGACATTGTTATGTTAGTTTTATATTTCTAATATGGACTAAAAATCAACATAAGAATGGTAAATATCATTATGACAAGTGCACTAAATGGATTGAAAGTACTCGATTTTTCAACATTATTACCTGGACCATTTGCAACGATGTACTTAGCAGACATGGGGGCAGAAGTGATTCATGTTGAATCTCCAACACGTCCTGATTTAGTACGTTTGTTTCCTCCTTATGCCAATGGACAGGCAACCTCACATAGCTATTTAAACCGTAATAAACAATCTGTGGCACTTGATTTAAAAGACCCTCAAAATATTGAACTGATTAAACAGAAAATTTCTGAATTTGACATTGTCGTTGAACAGTTTCGTCCTGGCGTCATGCAACGTCTCGGCTTGGACTATCAAACCCTTGCTGAAATTAACCCAAAACTGATTTATTGTTCCATCACAGGTTATGGGCAAACAGGCGCTTATAAAGATAAAGCAGGGCATGACATTAACTATGTATCTTTGTCAGGTATCGCTGGGCATAGTGGTCGTCAGGACAGTGGCCCACCACCGATGGGGATTCAAATTGCAGATGTTGCGGGTGGTTCGCTGCATGCTGTTATTGGTATTTTAGCTGCGGTGACTGAACGTCATCAAAGTGGTTTAGGGCAATATATTGATATTTCTATGACCGATTGTGTGGTCAGTATGAATAATATGGCGGCAGCGGCAAGTTTGGCGGGTGGACAGCATCAAAAAGCTGAAAATGAGCAACTTAATGGTGGAACATTCTATGATTATTATCGTACCCAAGATGGACGTTATATTTCAGTAGGAAGTTTAGAGCCGCAGTTTATGAGTGGTTTGGCTGCAACTTTAGATTTGCCTATAGTCTTACAAAAAGGCGCATCGTTTGATGCTGAAGATCGTCAAGCGGTGAAACATGCAATTCAAGAAAAAATTCTCAGTAAAACTTGGGCAGAGTGGAATGAAATCTTTGGGGAGTTGGATTTTTGTGTAGAGCCTGTATTGAGTCTTGAGGAAGCTTTGAGTTCACCATTGGCACAACAAAGAAATTGGGTGGTAGATGTTCCTTTAAAAGCTGACGCTGAGCAAAAAGAACAGCAGTTGGCATGTCCAATTAAATTCTCTCGCTCACAAATGCGTTATGACTATATTGGTCAAGAGTTAGGTGAAGGACGTTGGTAAATGTCGTGCTAACTTTGTTTAGAGATTTGCATAAAAATATGTGACTTCCTTAAATGTTTTAATTTATAAAGTAATCTTTTACCCAATAGAAGATTACTTTTTATTTGCCTATCTGCTGCGCCTATTTTAAATACAAAAAATATCTAGCTTTATAGTTGAAAAGGGTGAGCTATGGTTATATCAAAAAATCTTTTTATTTAAACCATTTATCAGTTATTTGATGCGAGATCTAAGTCAAAAGGATTGTCTATTCACTTTAAAATAAGCAATAATCGGATGTGTAGACTAAAGTCTAAAGATTTTTTAAACGAAGGATTGGGTTAAAAATGGATTTAATACAAACGAATGGATTACCTCGTTATGGACGCTTTACGACATTACCCAGTGCTATCAGTACAGATCGTTATATCTATAAAACGCCCTATGGTAAAACCTTAAAAGGTTGGCGTAAGAGTTTAAAATATAAGAAATTTAAATTTTGTGGTATTCAGCATGAACATTATAGTATTGGTTTTGCCATTGTTGATATTGGTTGGGTTGGGCATGCTTTTATTTATATCTATGATCATGAAAGTGGAGATGTGTTGGAGTGGAATTCAAATAATATTTTAGCCCATCATACTTTTGTAGATGAGCAACCTCTCTATAATCAAAGCCGTTTTAACAAATCACCTTTTCAAATCGAAATGCAACATGCCAATGGCGTGCGCTATATCAGCATTACCAAACATGGTGATGAAAAACTGAAAGCTCGTATTTTCTGTGCAGCAACAAACCCATTAAGTTTATGCAGTCCGACAGGGATTAATGGCTGGACTTATACTCAGAAATTGACAACTTTAGGTGTCGAAGGCTTTTTCGTTAATAAGAAAAATGAAACTATACATTTTAATGAAAAAAGTTTCGCTTCTTTAGATGATACTTGTGGATTTTTACGTCCTGAAACAGCATGGTTTTGGTTGTCTTGTAATTTTTGGGATGAGCAGGACAACCGTATAGGATTAAATCTAGCTTCTGGTGTAAATGAAAGTTTTGGTAACGAAAACTGTCTCTGGATAAATGGTATTTTATACCCAATCAGTGATGTATTGTTTGAAAAATTAACTGATACTACATGGTCAATTCATTCACTTGATCAAAAATTAAATTTAACTGTAGAAACGGGCTGGCGTCGTTATGAAAACCTGAATTTACGCTTAATCGGTAGTCAGTTTAGTCAGTGGCAATCTAAAATCAGTGGTACAGTACAAGCTGAATCGGGAGAGTTAGTCACGTTAAATCAAGAATATGGCTTACTCGAACAGCATTACGCAAAATGGTAATGCTGTGAGCGAGATTTAGAAACTTATACTTATAGGGCAGCATTCCAAAATGCATCGCCTGCTGCGATTGGGTCACCTGTTTCATTCAAGGTATCAACGAAAGTTTGATATTGTTGAATAATTTTATGTTGGCTTGGATGAAAGTCTGGTCTGTACCAGTCTAAGTACTCATGCTTCATTTTCGATAAAATACCTTGACGACCAATAAACCACGGTAAACCTTTTGCCATCATGCTTAAGCGTTCTCGACGACTAAAACCATCGCATTTGAGTAAACCGTTGGTACGTTGCATGGTAAAACCAAACATCATTGCAGTAACCAAGATCAATGCCGTATAACGCACGGCATTCGGTGTATTGCCAATTTTACTCATCACATCAAAGGCGACATCACGATGTTCCATTTCTTCAATCGAATGCCAAGCAAATAAAGCACGGATATAAGGATGTGCTTCTGCCATGGTTGATTTTTCAGTAAAAAAAGCATCTGCCATGAGTGCTGTTAAATGCTCACAGGCTGCAGTAATGGCGATATTTACTTGCTTTGGATAACGTTTCAGCGCATGTCCAAAACGACGATTAACATGACCAATAAATTTTTGAACAGGCATGCCTTGATTGATCAAAATTTTATTCATATTGTTATGTGCAATACCATGCTGTGCTTCTTGCATGATAAAGTTAGCAACACGTTGCTTTAGGTCGGAATCTTGAATTTGATCTTTAAATAAACGTACACATTGAATGAAATAACGTTCACCATCAGGAAAAGTCAAACTCAAGGCATCAAAAACACGGGTACGAAAACGGTCATCGCCAAACCAAAAACGTGGAATTTCAT
Encoded here:
- a CDS encoding class I SAM-dependent methyltransferase, producing MSQLASMSEQEQQFINAVQQAIETQAFERLILSQYKGALEHLEKMTFRIISLQNQEMMSCLYRYKTQDVTKNYPINESLTVIQQYFVQCKQANLFTNTQEIQLKKNKKKALLSYSKAAPKKSNVNEQHDRAKQRYVEQESYFLQPLGITDAKAQIIPSMARKWKQINKFVEIFSGALEKIEQSEPALHVVDFGSGKGYLTFALYDYLLKNQITPYVTGVELNPKMVEFCQNVATASAFKHLEFFQGDVRTYAPEKLDVMIALHACDVATDFAIHTGIRLNAQMIMCAPCCHKELRPQLKSPTVLAPMLQFGIHAGQQAEMLTDTIRALLLNAYGYDTKVFEFVALEHTSKNKMILATKRKNFTRPDEQVLAQIAELKKMYGIQKHSLELLLNDQWDLQGIGCKC
- a CDS encoding GNAT family N-acetyltransferase — protein: MPDYAIHNGSWDDLAIDAKKVRTVVFIQEQNIAENDEWDAEDEKCLHFVMYDKNQAISTARLLENNSIGRVAVLKNYRGQGIGQQLMQHIIAVAVTEQRDFLKLSAQVYAIGFYENLGFKLRGDPYLDCGIPHVDMYMNI
- a CDS encoding 3-hydroxyacyl-CoA dehydrogenase NAD-binding domain-containing protein; the encoded protein is MSAIQYEKNADGIVILTMDSPNQSANTMNADFQKALNETVEKLKADAGITGIIFRSAKKTFFAGGDLDDLIQARPEDAKEFFDVVQLMKKELRYIETLGVPVVAALNGTALGGGWEIALGCHARIALNDPKSKFGLPEVTLGLLPGGGGIVRMVRLLGLQNAFPFLMEGKQFGVDKAKSLGLIHDTADSIDELMEKSIAWVKANPKSQQPFDVKGYKIPGGDPKTPAVAQILAIAPAMLRDKTKGCYPAPEAIMAAAVEGAQVDVDTALTIESRYFTYLATGQVAKNMIGTFWHGLNAIKAGASRPKDVAKWQATKVGILGAGMMGAGIAYSTATKGIAVVLKDVSVENAEKGKAYSQKLLDKKVSQGRMTAEKRDQVLNLITATANAEDLKGCDLIIEAVFENQELKAKVTQEAEAFLADGGVFASNTSTLPITGLAKASKDDRNFIGLHFFSPVDKMPLVEIIKGQNTSAETLAKAYDYVQQIGKTPIVVNDSRGFFTSRVFGTFVNEGLRLLAEGVHPARIEMAALKAGMPVGPLAIQDEVALTLSEHVTNETRKALQAEGKDLPHSPSEDVLKTMIHEFGRKGKAAGAGFYDYPEGGKKHLWDGLSHWKKDVDISEQEMIDRILFVQSLDTLRCYEENVLESVVDANIGSIFGIGFAPWTGGAIQFLNQYGLDKALARANELEAKYGERFKAPQLLKDKVASGKID
- a CDS encoding acetyl-CoA C-acetyltransferase — protein: MSEAYIIDAIRTPRGKGKKDGSLYSVKPITLLTTLLNELKDRHHLDTSKVDDIVLGCVTPIADQGGDIAKTAAIAAGWDNDVAGVQINRFCASGLEAVNLAAQKVRSGWEDIVVAGGVESMSRIPMGSDGGPWALDPETNLKSKFVPQGIGADLIATLDGYSRSDVDEFAANSQRKAAAAQAAGHFDKSIVAIKDQAGVTILDKDEFIKPTTTAEGLAKLNPSFEMMGSMGFDAVALQQYPEAQKINHVHHAGNSSGIVDGAAVVLIASEKAVKEQGLKPRAKVLATALVGTDPTIMLTGPAPAARKALAKAGLSIDDIDLFEVNEAFASVVMRFMKELKVPSDKVNVNGGAIAMGHPLGATGAMILGTLLDELERQGKKRGLATLCVGGGMGIATIIELV
- a CDS encoding GNAT family N-acetyltransferase, encoding MIYSIRPALVSDISLLIQIEQSANQAFAQIPKLKWLAKSSVMSSDEHLQLIQKHYAFVAVNVHDQALGFLYAEQQGNDLYIIELDVAAEYQQQGIGRQLMTYMIDFAKQQGFQAVTLATFTDVAWNRPFYEKLGFKRFNPQNLKPYLKQKIDHEVTQGFERESRCAMQFTLPSHKNIFENR
- a CDS encoding AraC family transcriptional regulator, with the translated sequence MSRDTISIHFVNAALTGVKRLGMDVETLLSHVGIEAELLRQPKARISPEQYTRFVKMLWMVTQDEHVGFDIQPRRLGSFAIMCQLIIHAKTLGDALELSSQFYKLFGDEWSVAVERDKHEARLVPLIPKTMDPDHFITESMLMIWHGLASWLIERRIPLERVHFGYPRPNHADEYDALFFAPVMQFDMPRTEITFAADYLDLPIRQNEASLEEFLKAAPAQLLVKFKNTNSLTSRIRDVLKSQIGEEMPTLNDVASMLYLSPQTLRRRLAAEGKSYQGVKDALRRDAAIHLLLNPDLTLEDVAQQVGFSETSTFHRAFKKWTGVTPGLYRQLHGYH
- a CDS encoding CaiB/BaiF CoA transferase family protein yields the protein MTSALNGLKVLDFSTLLPGPFATMYLADMGAEVIHVESPTRPDLVRLFPPYANGQATSHSYLNRNKQSVALDLKDPQNIELIKQKISEFDIVVEQFRPGVMQRLGLDYQTLAEINPKLIYCSITGYGQTGAYKDKAGHDINYVSLSGIAGHSGRQDSGPPPMGIQIADVAGGSLHAVIGILAAVTERHQSGLGQYIDISMTDCVVSMNNMAAAASLAGGQHQKAENEQLNGGTFYDYYRTQDGRYISVGSLEPQFMSGLAATLDLPIVLQKGASFDAEDRQAVKHAIQEKILSKTWAEWNEIFGELDFCVEPVLSLEEALSSPLAQQRNWVVDVPLKADAEQKEQQLACPIKFSRSQMRYDYIGQELGEGRW
- a CDS encoding DUF2804 domain-containing protein translates to MDLIQTNGLPRYGRFTTLPSAISTDRYIYKTPYGKTLKGWRKSLKYKKFKFCGIQHEHYSIGFAIVDIGWVGHAFIYIYDHESGDVLEWNSNNILAHHTFVDEQPLYNQSRFNKSPFQIEMQHANGVRYISITKHGDEKLKARIFCAATNPLSLCSPTGINGWTYTQKLTTLGVEGFFVNKKNETIHFNEKSFASLDDTCGFLRPETAWFWLSCNFWDEQDNRIGLNLASGVNESFGNENCLWINGILYPISDVLFEKLTDTTWSIHSLDQKLNLTVETGWRRYENLNLRLIGSQFSQWQSKISGTVQAESGELVTLNQEYGLLEQHYAKW
- a CDS encoding metal-dependent hydrolase → MNALVQYQVDPIVRTHLDFKLDEIPRFWFGDDRFRTRVFDALSLTFPDGERYFIQCVRLFKDQIQDSDLKQRVANFIMQEAQHGIAHNNMNKILINQGMPVQKFIGHVNRRFGHALKRYPKQVNIAITAACEHLTALMADAFFTEKSTMAEAHPYIRALFAWHSIEEMEHRDVAFDVMSKIGNTPNAVRYTALILVTAMMFGFTMQRTNGLLKCDGFSRRERLSMMAKGLPWFIGRQGILSKMKHEYLDWYRPDFHPSQHKIIQQYQTFVDTLNETGDPIAAGDAFWNAAL